TATAAAATACGTGCTCattgtcaaaataaatctcattgTTTTCCTATGCCaaagttttcattttctttattcCGCTCATCCCATATTTTATTTCTTATAATATCTCTCCATTGGTTAGCATCTTCTCGTTGTTTCCTCTGAGtttgattttgggaaaatggCCTTCAGAATCTCTTTGATCAGATGAGGTCGGATGGACTATTGTGCAAACAACCTGTTCCTTCGTcgtcaattgaaacaaaaaagagaaaaaaaattggtcCTACTCTCAGAAAAAAAATCCTCAAATTTCAAAGTCTCtcaaaatatcacctcttgagtagagatttctaccatgcctactagagatttctaccatgcctattttccTAAAAAAGTCTCCCCAAATCTTTGAAAACAACAAATCTGTGACTTTTAATTCTCATTCGAATAACAAGGATGTTGGAATGACTTTTATGAAATCTTAATCGAATAACATGGAGTTTCATAAAATTTAGATAACTCATTTGAAATCTCATTTGACTACCTTCCTGTAAGCATTTTCGTTCGTGAACTAGTTGATTTTTCATGTTTCCTTTACAAATTCTATTTTCAAGTACACAAACTATTTTaggcagttcatgaacttttcaaTATTAAAAGCTACAATTTTACGAGACGACTTTTTAGTTCACGAACTAATTTGGTCTTATGAAAAATTAAGTTTGTCAGTTCCAAAACTACTTAGCCATGGCTCTCTGGAAAACCACTTGGTTATGTACTTATGGTTGTACACATCTTCTTTGTTATTCAAAGGAATCTTCTCGTATGCTTTCATACACAATCTATATGGAGAAGTTTAGCTTGCTTGAATACAAAGGAATTTgtaaacatggaaactagttcaTGAACCTGCATTTTTGAGCATTGTTCATCAATATATATAGAGGACTCGCTGCACACTATAATCTCAATCCTAACACTTCTATTTCCTAGTTCCGGTTAGAGTCTTCCTCTAAAACCTAAATTTACACTGGTAAAAACTGTATTAAGTTACGACTTTAAAAGACTTCACTAAGGGATTAGTGAAGACCGGCCATACTATGTTTTACGTGATAGTTCTTGTTGtccggatcttgttcttattgatcttttaGTTTTCGAACTATAGATCAGTAACTTCATAGATAAAACTTACAAAgtattcttcatctcagactttatgattcaACAAGATAGGTACCTAAATCACTTCTAGTTTGATGAGTGCAGATTGTTCTTATGAGGTAGAATTGATTAGGCATCTTTATAAGTTTTGGAAAGAATAATTTCAAGCTaatcttgatcttgtatccataagcATATAGATTTCCATACCTTGATCGAATTTATTTCTGAATGAAATCCAATAGGATATCTGTTAGAAGCAGAATGGTTATAAAAgttttcacttaggttgaagcaactcataGGCCTGTAAGGAAGTCGGTTATGGGAATCGTATTACATAGGGTCTTGAAAGATCCAAGACACATAAAGGAGCATAACTGCATTTGAATTCACAGTAGGgtcaattcggtctcaactacatcccAGTATGAAGTCTGAaaataggctagtgtctttatctgcttaatacagtatggccttcaagttctggactaggtcccgaggttttctgcTTTGTAGTTTTCCTCATAAacaatgttatttattttccgctacaatattgtttatctttatgataAAAATATCGATAATAGTGCGTAAAATAACCTAGAAAGTTTTTAAGCTTAAAGGACTGTATAGAACTTACAAGATTTGTTCTTGAGAATTCGTATCTTAAAAGATAGATTACAAGACTTGCGCTTATTGGAGTTCGGTTCTGTAATAGTTTGGGTAAATACTAGGTTATATTGATTTTGTTGTTAAAACAATAAGTGATAGAAGTAACCCTAAGTTAATTTGTTACTTGCACTCAAGAAAACAACCTTTAACTTATCTCTTTTCATTCATAATGAACTCAGAAGGTAGACTCTCTCTTAAGTAGCTATTCGTATAAACCCTAATCGAATAAGCTGACTCAGCACATAGTACATCTCAGTCGTTAATCTTTAAACCTATCCAACACACAAATTGAAGCTACTTAACACTAATAACTTGATAATTAAGTTACAGATAATTAATTTTATGTAAAACAGACTTGTAAGAGCACCCTAAGTGCTAGCCAGGGATATGAAaattttttgagatcgtccaagttaaACTTGTCTTCATATCAGGTATATCTTAAACTATTGATCTGTTCTACTGATTATGAAAATTAtttccatacaggtttccgaatCAAAAATTTATGGTGTACTCGGCGCCCCTTGTTTTTCACATGTTATTGCAGGGGATGGATCCTCAAACTCCCGTATGAGAGGAAGCTTGAGAAAAAATCCAAACGGAATACAAAACTTCATAAAAAAAACACTTTATTTTACAGGAAAAAAGAATCATAAAACAAATGAGAATTCATTTCCTATTGTAATAATAACATGTCAAAACATGTGAGTTTTCGAAGAGGTCGTTTGAAAATAGGTAATTCAAATTACACTGAGTGGAACTACACTGTAATTGGATTTTAGAGAACCAAGCATACGTTAGACTCATATTAGTATGGATGTGCAATTGTAACCCAAACCGTTTTATTGTGCATGTATAGTGGATACAGATACCATATCGATACCCGAACAACGGTACTCATCAATACTCATATGATATGATAATAACCCCTAAAATTGATTGGTATTGAATGATTGTTGGTTTTATCCAATTACGATGATGCCATCTTTCATCATCTAAAATATGCACATAATAGATGTTTAAATATAAATGTACGGATAATTGATACTTAAAATAAGACTTATTAAAATATTGTAGACGAAAAATATTGTAATTCAAATTAATTATTATTACATTGTAAATGATTGAGTGTATGTCATTGTCTAGACTGgctataatgataataataataccgAATTTATTAAAATTTGAACCAAAATTTTCATATGACAAAATAACAATTTTGAATTGACGTGATAACATATACAACACCAAATATTTACATGGTTTTGGTGGTTCGTATTAGCACGCATCGGAGTGATACGAAATCATAAGACGCCATATTAGCCGATGAAGGTAGATACAAAACTTAAACAACAAAATACATATTAACAATTTTTCTCGTTTTAGTTCCAGCTAATATAAATACAAAAAACTATAACTGGAGTgcattttaatttatttattttcctattCGGAAAATCTCTCTTATAAGAAAAAGTTTGATAACTAAATCCCAACTTACAAAAGAAGGATCCCCATCCTGATTCAAGCGGGGTTTAGACCCCAGATCTCTCAGGACAATCACTAAATATTTGACCAATTTAATCGACTTTCAAATACGCATATTTGGTTTGATCCTCTATTACATTCCCAATTTCTTTAAGCATTGTGTATTTATGTCGCACTTCAAAGGTttgctatttttattgaaaaattaATTTATCGCCACTGTAACCAACGAAATTAAAATAAGGCATAAATTAGTAAAAAAAATGgacaaaaactctaaaaaaattgTAGAAATTAAGTTTAGTTAACTTAGACAATTGATTTTTATCCAACGTGTTGTTATTTTGTTAACAATTGAGGCTAATTTAGCAAAAAGTAATCCATTTCACCTTGATGGTGCTAAATCTACTTTGAATCTCACTACCACTACAATTATTCAGATTTCCACCACAATCTTCTGCAAATTTTCAAAGActtttttcaaaaataattttatgtCAACCGTATAAATTCCTTCATTCTCTATAAAACAAGACAATGGGGGAAGATGCAAGTCTTCTTGATaagaattatatttatttttcaccATTTTAGAAAGGGgattggccaaaaaaaaaaactaagaaaaaatgtTGTTTAGGAGTTGAGGAGATTTGAGATAATTTAAGTGGAAAATCAAGTTGTTTGAAGATGACTTTGAGTGATTTTAGAAGAAAAACTATTTTCTATATATAGACGtttctcttaaaaaaaattaaaaaaaaaatcgtcggGACCCGACAGTCCATAAAATTAAGCTGTTAAACATGATATGGAAGGTCAAGATTTAGTGCGAGATGAGTGGGAGGAAAAAAggtcaaataaataattaaaaaaaggtGGAAACTTATCTTCCGCAAATTATGTGACGCATATGGATTTCTTGCCTCTAAATTTCTGCAAGTCAATCCTTAGCTAGTGAATATTGTATATCTCTAGCACCCACTAGCCAAGGATTGATTATAATCTACATACATTCTAGAAAAGATTTGGCCGTAATGATTtctccttactatttttttttgttttctgaatCACATAaacttttattaaaattttaGAAAAATGTTGTTGATCAACTACAAGAGAGAAACTTAGATAATGAAAAATTGATTAGAACTCTAACTGAATCTAGATACTCATCCTAGCAAAATCTGAAGTAATCCACATCTGGCATTTCAATTCTTGGTAAATAAGGAGGTCTTCCCATGTGTAGTAATCTTTTCCCTGCTGTAAGAGAAGCACCCTTTTTGGCAATGCTAtcttctgagaaattcacttctctGTAGCAGTGATGATACCTTATTTTGGACACTTTTCCTTGAGCCCTTTTCCATCTCCCTTTCAGAAACCAATGCACCTTCCCTTGAGCAAATTCCGCAAGAACTGTTTTTGAATCTAATACAATAATGATATCCTGCAATTTCCATTCAACTTCCAACTCCAAAGCATTCATGACACCATAAGACTCTGCCAAATAGTTTGTAGCAACACCTATACCCCTAGTGAGAGTACCAATTACGTGACAATTTTAGTCTCTAGCTACAACACCAAAACCTGCAGAGCCTGGATTTCCAAAGGATGAGCCATCACAGCAAAACATCACCACACCTAGCTCAGGAGGAGTCCAACAACATTTTTTGATGCATTGAAACTTGGAATGTGTAATTCCCAAATCAATGGCAGTAATGATCTGCTGATCATAATTCTGACTCCATTTAGTACCATTGATTCTCAATCCACTttcatgaaccaattttaaaattCTGCACTTGAATCTCTGCATATTAGGCTTTatgtcttcaaaaaaaaaaaattgttcttctGAAACCACAGCTTCTTAAGAATGATACAAGCTGCACATATCCATACTTGTTTAACCAAAGGGCTAACATTAGCTGCTCTCTTCTACACATCATCAAAAGACTTTGGAATTTGAAAATTGAATATAGAACATATCCATCTCCATATCTCAGTGCTAAATTTACACTCCCAAAGCAAGTGAAACATATTGCCTTCATTTTCTTCACAAATGCAGTATCTTGAAACCATGTCATACCCATTCTGTATCATTTTTTGATCATCAGTGTACACTCCTTCAATCAATTTCCAGATATTGCTAGCCACACAAGGATGGATAAAGTTCTTCCATATGAATCTACACCACCTAACTGGATGTTCTGTGCGTCTTAGTTTGTTCACTGGAGTTGAAACTGAGAATTTACCCTTCAAATCACCAGTCCAAACTTGCAAATCTTCTCCTCCAACAACTTTAGGTGGCCTAACATTATGTATCATCGTTTGAAGTTCAGTATCAAATGACCATTTACCATCTACCATTACATCTGAAACTTTCAAATTAATATTGGCAGCAATGTAATCTGTGTATCCAAATCTTTTAATGAGTGATCTGTCACCAATCCACAAATCAAACCATACTGAAATGTTGGTACCATCCCCAATACTCCATCTGATCTCATCTTTAAGAGCATTCCATGCCCATTTTAAACCTGGCCACACTGAAGATTTTTGCCATTTAGTACTCCACTGACCATTTTTATCTTTGTATTTTGCATGAAAAAACAAGGCCCATTCTTCATCTGACTTATTAATCTTCCaaattatcttcatcagaaataCTTTGTTTATAACTTCAAGTCTTAAAATCCCCAAACCTCCTTCACTAAGTGGTGTGCATACTTTCTTCCAAGAAAACTTGTGATATTTTCTTATATCTTCATCCCCGACCAAAGGAAATTCCTCATAATTTTTTCACAAGCTTTAATGACTGAAGTTGGCCATTTGTAGATACCCATACTATACACAGGGATACTGCACATGACTGACTTAATTAGCACTAATCTCTCTTGAAAAGACAATAGCTTGCCCTTCCAAGCAGCAAGCTTCTTTTGCATCATTTCAGCCATTAGCCATAATGTGGAGGTTTTCACTCTTCCTTGAATAAGCACTACACCCAAATACTTGTCAGGGAATTCACTTCTTTCCATTTGAATCATCTCTTTAATCTGCATTTCCTCAACTCAGAAGTACCATCaatgaacattttacttttatatttatttataatttGACCAGAACATTTTTGATAGTCTTGCAGAAGTTGCAGTAGATTTAAGATACTCTTTTTACCTCCAttaataaagatgaaaacatcatcagcaaagaatagaTGAGTTGGATGAATACCCTTCCTTACCATCATTGGACAGATTGAACCTTCATTTACTAGTTAAGTGAGTCTTCTACTCAAAGCTTCCTCCATCAACACAAAAAGGATTGGATATAAAGGATCCCCCTGCCTCAGTCCTCTTCCTACAAACAAGAAACCACAAGGCCCACCATTCACTATTACTGATATTCTGGCTAACTGAAATAAAGTATGAGGCCACTCACACTAATTTTTAGAGAAGCCAAATTTCTGCAAGACCAAGAGTATAAACTCCCAACTAACTGAATCATAAGCTTGAGAAATGTCAAGCTTAAGAGCTACATTTCCACATCTTCTTTTGCTTGACATCTCATTTACTAATTCTGAAGCTAAAATTATCTGGTCTTGAATACATATACCTTTAACATAAGCCACTTGCTGAGGAGAGACCAATTTGTGCATTAGATTACCCATTCTGGTTTCcagaatttttctgaaaattttgaagCTTATATTACTCAGGCCAATTGGTCTGAATTGACTTGGTTTCCTTGCACCTTCAGTTTTTGGAATAAGTACTAAAAAGTTGGAGTTGAGACCCTTAGGTATAAACCTCCTTCTCCAACAAAATTGAATTGCTTCCACTACTTCTTGATGAATGATATCCCAGCATGATCTATACAAACAGCTTGAAAACCCATCAGGATTAGGTGCACTGTCCTGGTCCATATCAAATAATATggctttaatttcttcttcatctggaaCTTTCTCAATCATTTCCTGATCATCACTAGTTATCACTTCTGGTATGACATTCAGCATATGTTCAACATCTTCCACTTCCTTGTACTTAAATTTCTGTTCAAAATATTTGATTAGCTCTTCTGAAATTTGCTTTTGGTCTGAAATTATATTTCCATCCTGGTCCTCAAGCTCACTGATGCTATTCTTTGATTGCCTAATTTTAAGTTTTGCATGTAAGAAACCTGTATTGGCAGCTCCTTCTTttatccatttatttcttgattcATGCTTCAGAAAAGTATATAACTGAGCTTCCTTAGAACTATGCAAATTCTGAGCTGCCACCAAATTATCTAATGCTTCTTCATCAAAAGGATTATTATTGGAATTTAGCATAGCCTCCTGAACCTTTGCTTCTGCCTCCTTAACGTGAACATTAATGTTACCAAAAACATTCCAATTCCAATCCCTTAGAATTTTCTATAATTTTTTCAGTTAATGTTGAAAGACAAAAGCTGGATTACCAACAACCTTTTCAGACCAACAATTCTTCACAACTTCCATGCAGTCTGGATGTGAtaaccacattttttgaaatctcattggagcattttttttggtttaggaaTATTGACACAACCACCTAGTAGGGGAGCATGGTCTGAAGCTACTCTTAAACCCACTTTATACTCCCAACCTTCAAATTTTTGTAACCATAACTGGTTAAACACATCTCTATCTAAATTACACAAAATTCTTTTACTTCCATGTTGACAATTAGACCAAGAGTGCATAAGACCATTTTAGGAGCTTGCATAAGGGCACATGTATCAAGACAATTGTTGAAATCCATCATTGAACTTCTTTTAAGAGttttaccaccaactttttcatcacCTGAAGTAATTGCATTAAAATCACTAATTGCCAACCATGTCAAATTTAGATCACTAATAACTTCCATCTCTGCCCATAAGATTCTTCTCTGAACAGCTCTCATTGAGCATGAACACCAGATACAAGAACACCACCAATATCCACTGTAATCATCTGACTTGACATAGATACTACTGAAGGAGTAGGTAAATTCTTATTCCAAAACAACCATATGTTTCCCTTTTTTTTAGAAATTGAGTTATGAATCACCATACATTGCATTCCTGGCAAATTCAGCTTAttgtaaaaagaagaagaacaaaaaacttTAGGTTCTGCAACCCAAGCTACAGAAGGATTAAATTGATTTATTAGAGCTCTTAATTTATTTTGAGACCTGGCTCTTCTAAGGCCTATTAAGTTCCAAAAAATGACTCTCATTTCTTGGATTGGAGGCCTATAGTGCCTCATTTTCCTTGATTCTTTCTAAAGTTGTATTTACTTGGCAATTGAGTACCAGCTGAAGTGGAAGTAGAATTCACCTGACTTGACAATTATGTACTAGTTGAAGTAGAAGCATACATCATAGTATCATCTCCAGTTTTTGCTTTTTGTGATGCAGGCTTCTGAAAAAGTCTAGACCATGAAGTTACTGGGACACTTTCAGAAGATACTGTGCCATCTTTGCCATTGACAAACTTAATCACACTTGCTTCCAAAGAATTAACTTCCACCATTTGTAGAATTTTTGTTGGAGTGAGCATTTCTTTTGGAATTCTCTCATTACTAGCATCTTCTTCATTTATAGCTAAATCCTGCAGAGAACTGAATCTTCCTTCAGTAATAGGAATCTCAGTATTTGGTTTAGGAGTTCCTACTTCTGGTATTATTAAAGGTGGACATAAATCAAAGGGTTCATGTGGCATCTGCTGACCTTTGTCTATTGGCTTCCCAACACTACCCACTGGAACCTCTGATGGATTTTCCTTATTGATGTTATTATTGAACCTACATTCTGCCAAAGTATGACCAACAATCTTACAACGAGAGCAAAACTTTGGTATTTTATTAAGAACAATACCTTGTGAGAAACTACCATATTTAGTGATTATCCAGAGTTTATTTGGTATTGGTTCTGAAAGATCTAACTCAACTAAAACCCTTGCAACATACCCACTTGAAAATTTAAGAATAACATCATCCACCTTCACCGTATTTCCAATTGCATCACATATTGTAAATATATTTTTCTCATCCCAATATTCTAAGCTTAATCCTGGTAGAGATACCCATATCAAGGCATGAGAGGTTCTCTGATTTTCAGGTCTAAAATCGGGAATCCAATTTCTAGTTCTTAATACCTGATCCTGTACATCCCAACGATAATTTGAAATATAGTTCTTATCTTCTTCATTAGACAGCTTAATTGTGAAAAATCCTTTACCCAAAGGAATTAAATGACAATTACCATTTAATTTCCATTGACTCTTTAAAATATTCATCGCATCAGCAAACTTAATTCTAAGAAAATCCAATCTACTTATCAGAGAAAACTTCCATGAATCATACCTGTTATCCTCTTGATCATCAATCAAAGAAATCGAAGGacatttttctgaaatttttgtaATGTTGACAACCCTCGAGCCTCTAGCTGAATGATTGTCTGCCATATTTCCAACGATTTCTTTTAATGAAACTCCATTAATAACTATTAACTTTGAAGATCTAACTTTTCCACACCATATTCACCTGAAACTAACAAGGaattaatgaagaaagaagcagATCGAGAAATTATGGAACTGAGTCAGTCGCCGATTCGCAGAGCTCAGCTCAGTCCGATTCCCTTCCACTTTTAAATCGTTTCTCCTTACTACAATCAAGCCAAAGCCAAAAACAAATCATCCTTCCATAATGTTTGGTTGTATTAGATAGACAcatatatgtgtctattttgatcttaaTTTTCTTTATATTGCTAATActcattttttgtacttattatggtattttatgtgtttgtaggtgtttttagagaaataaaatTTTGCAGAatttt
This portion of the Papaver somniferum cultivar HN1 chromosome 11, ASM357369v1, whole genome shotgun sequence genome encodes:
- the LOC113324453 gene encoding uncharacterized protein LOC113324453, producing the protein MRAVQRRILWAEMEVISDLNLTWLAISDFNAITSGDEKVGGKTLKRSSMMDFNNCLDTCALMQAPKMVLCTLGLIVNMEVKEFCKILRDWNWNVFGNINVHVKEAEAKVQEAMLNSNNNPFDEEALDNLVAAQNLHSSKEAQLYTFLKHESRNKWIKEGAANTGFLHAKLKIRQSKNSISELEDQDGNIISDQKQISEELIKYFEQKFKYKEVEDVEHMLNVIPEVITSDDQEMIEKVPDEEEIKAILFDMDQDSAPNPDGFSSCLYRSCWDIIHQEVVEAIQFCWRRRFIPKGLNSNFLVLIPKTEGARKPSQFRPIGLSNISFKIFRKILETRMGNLMHKLVSPQQVAYVKGICIQDQIILASELVNEMSSKRRCGNVALKLDISQAYDSIKEMIQMERSEFPDKYLGVVLIQGRVKTSTLWLMAEMMQKKLAAWKGKLLSFQERLVLIKSVMCSIPVYSMGIYKWPTSIIWKINKSDEEWALFFHAKYKDKNGQWSTKWQKSSVWPGLKWAWNALKDEIRWSIGDGTNISVWFDLWIGDRSLIKRFGYTDYIAANINLKVSDVMVDGKWSFDTELQTMIHNVRPPKVVGGEDLQVWTGDLKGKFSVSTPVNKLRRTEHPVRWCRFIWKNFIHPCVASNIWKLIEGVYTDDQKMIQNGGIGVATNYLAESYGVMNALELEVEWKLQDIIIVLDSKTVLAEFAQGKVHWFLKGRWKRAQGKVSKIRYHHCYREVNFSEDSIAKKGASLTAGKRLLHMGRPPYLPRIEMPDVDYFRFC
- the LOC113324454 gene encoding uncharacterized protein LOC113324454 codes for the protein MADNHSARGSRVVNITKISEKCPSISLIDDQEDNRYDSWKFSLISRLDFLRIKFADAMNILKSQWKLNGNCHLIPLGKGFFTIKLSNEEDKNYISNYRWDVQDQVLRTRNWIPDFRPENQRTSHALIWVSLPGLSLEYWDEKNIFTICDAIGNTVKVDDVILKFSSGYVARVLVELDLSEPIPNKLWIITKYGSFSQGIVLNKIPKFCSRCKIVGHTLAECRFNNNINKENPSEVPVGSVGKPIDKGQQMPHEPFDLCPPLIIPEVGTPKPNTEIPITEGRFSSLQDLAINEEDASNERIPKEMLTPTKILQMVEVNSLEASVIKFVNGKDGTVSSESVPVTSWSRLFQKPASQKAKTGDDTMMYASTSTST